One Coffea arabica cultivar ET-39 chromosome 5e, Coffea Arabica ET-39 HiFi, whole genome shotgun sequence DNA segment encodes these proteins:
- the LOC113690747 gene encoding uncharacterized protein, with translation MASFLDLFKVSFLWSLLSIGSNLGTLKGSSSGHVGVFPPTCNRIECPSFDVIHSGNGFEIRQYNSPVWMSTSPIDDISFVGATRTGFLQLFDYIQGKNEYQQQIEMTGPVITEVKPSDGPFCASSFVVSFFVPKENQANTPPAKGLHVQRWGQTHVALRQFSGFVADEDVGKEAASLYNSIAGTIWSDAIDKSHAGENTTLYIVAQYNSPFEFENRVNEIWLTFDMNEDEI, from the exons ATGGCTAGTTTTCTTGATCTATTCAAGGTCTCATTTCTATGGAGTCTGCTCTCAATTGGATCAAATTTGGGCACCTTGAAAGGAAGTTCAAGTGGCCATGTTGGTGTATTTCCTCCTACATGCAATCGGATAGAGTGTCCGAGTTTTGATGTGATTCATTCGGGAAATGGGTTCGAAATTCGACAGTACAATTCGCCAGTGTGGATGTCAACCTCTCCCATTGATGATATTTCGTTTGTGGGTGCGACTAGAACTGGTTTCTTGCA GCTATTTGACTACATTCAAGGCAAGAATGAATATCAGCAGCAAATAGAAATGACAGGTCCAGTGATTACAGAAGTCAAACCTAGTGATGGACCATTCTGTGCATCATCTTTTGTCGTGAGTTTCTTTGTTCCAAAGGAGAACCAAGCTAACACGCCGCCTGCTAAAGGGCTCCATGTGCAGAGATGGGGGCAAACCCATGTAGCACTAAGGCAGTTCAGCGGATTTGTGGCTGATGAAGATGTTGGTAAGGAAGCTGCATCCTTGTATAACAGCATTGCTGGAACCATTTGGTCAGATGCCATTGACAAAAGCCATGCAGGAGAGAACACAACTTTGTATATTGTCGCACAATACAACTCTCCTTTCGAGTTTGAGAACAGAGTAAATGAGATTTGGCTGACATTTGACATGAATGAAGATGAGATTTAA